A single Malaclemys terrapin pileata isolate rMalTer1 chromosome 3, rMalTer1.hap1, whole genome shotgun sequence DNA region contains:
- the LGALSL gene encoding galectin-related protein, whose amino-acid sequence MAGSVAKRDALKIEDGHLNNSLGSPVQADVYFPRLIVPFCGHIKGGMRPGKKILVMGMVDLNPESFDISLTCGESEDPPADVAIELKAVFTDKQFLRNACVSGEWGEEQSSIPYFPFIPDQPFRVEILCEHPRFRVFVDGHQLFDFYHRIETLSAIDTIKINGDLRLTKLG is encoded by the exons ATGGCGGGATCCGTGGCGAAGAGGGACGCGCTG AAAATAGAGGACGGGCATTTAAACAACTCCTTGGGATCCCCAGTGCAAGCAGATGTGTATTTTCCACGGCTG ATTGTCCCATTTTGTGGACACATCAAAGGAGGAATGAGGCCAGGAAAGAAGATCTTAGTTATGGGCATGGTGGATCTCAATCCCGAGAG CTTTGACATCAGTCTAACATGTGGGGAATCAGAAGATCCTCCTGCGGATGTAGCCATTGAACTGAAAGCTGTATTTACAGACAAACAGTTCCTCAGAAACGCTTGTGTATCTGGCGAATGGGGCGAAGAACAATCATCAATTCCTTACTTTCCATTTATTCCAGACCAGCCATTTAGG gtTGAAATACTTTGTGAGCACCCACGTTTTAGAGTATTTGTGGATGGACATCAGCTTTTTGATTTTTACCATCGTATTGAAACACTGTCAGCAATTGACACAATAAAGATAAATGGAGATCTTCGTCTTACTAAACTCGGCTGA